AAAATCAATTCGAAACTCCTTGGCTCTTTGATGTCGAGATCTTCTTGAGACTTCAGCAAAAATTCGGGAAGACCACCTTACAAAAAGGAGTGTTGGAGTACCCTCTTCTACACTGGTCAGAAATCGGAGATTCCAGATTAAAACTAAAAGACACCATCAAAATCCCATTGCAATTATTGGGACTCTATTATCACTATCAAATTAAAAGAAAACCAAAGAGCATCCTGAATAACAAACAGTTAAAGCTTGCCCTTCAATCAAACTAAAAATCAAACAACCCATGAAAAATCAAAATAACTACGTAGCCATCATGGCAGGTGGAGTCGGAAGCAGATTCTGGCCAATGAGCAAAACAAGCTATCCAAAGCAATTCTTGGATATTCTGAACACTGGAAGAACATTGATCCAGTCTACCTATGACAGGTTCTCTACTTTCATTCCAGCCGAAAACATTTTTGTAGTTACCTCTACAGAATATGTATCCATCGTAAAAGAGCAATTACCTCACTTGCCAGAAGGTAACATCGTGGCTGAGCCAGAGAGAAAAAACACGGCAGCCTGCGTGGCTTACATTTCTTTCAAGTTGAAGAAAATGAATCCAAATGCCAATATGATTGTGGCTCCAAGTGATCACTTGATCGGGGATTTGGATCTTTTTACAAATACCTGCAAAAAGGCATTGGATTTCACTGCAAAGCAATATGCTTTCGTCACGCTAGGTATAAGGCCTACTCATCCCAATACCGGATATGGCTACATCCAATTCGATCTAGAAAAAAGTAAGTCTGGAGTATTTAAAGTAAACAGATTCACTGAAAAGCCGGATTTAAGCACTGCCAAAGAATTTCTTTCTGAAGGTAACTACCTATGGAATTCAGGGATTTTCATCTGGAAAGCAGAGGATATCGTGGCTGCTTTTTGGGAGCATTTCCCATACATGTTTGACCTTTTCCAAGACAGAATCACTGATTTGAATACCTCAAACGAGGCACAGGCAATTCGGGAAATCTACGAAAAATGCCCTTCTACTTCCATTGATTACGCCATCATGGAAAAAGCTAAAAATGTCCATTTGATCCCTTCTGACTTCACTTGGAATGACCTAGGAACCTGGAACAGTGCCTATGAGAATTTCCGAAAAGACGAAGAAATGAA
Above is a window of Algoriphagus machipongonensis DNA encoding:
- a CDS encoding mannose-1-phosphate guanylyltransferase, which produces MKNQNNYVAIMAGGVGSRFWPMSKTSYPKQFLDILNTGRTLIQSTYDRFSTFIPAENIFVVTSTEYVSIVKEQLPHLPEGNIVAEPERKNTAACVAYISFKLKKMNPNANMIVAPSDHLIGDLDLFTNTCKKALDFTAKQYAFVTLGIRPTHPNTGYGYIQFDLEKSKSGVFKVNRFTEKPDLSTAKEFLSEGNYLWNSGIFIWKAEDIVAAFWEHFPYMFDLFQDRITDLNTSNEAQAIREIYEKCPSTSIDYAIMEKAKNVHLIPSDFTWNDLGTWNSAYENFRKDEEMNANNSKSAILVDSKGCLVHSNEQKLMVIGGLEDLIIVNTPEALLICKKENEQQIKEYVAKVKEVQGVLYI